A single genomic interval of Polaribacter vadi harbors:
- a CDS encoding YciE/YciF ferroxidase family protein: MKTLKDLFGHEIQDIYSAEKQLKAAFPEFIAATDDKELTNLLEKYQEQTNNQFDKVRKIADDLDINPGNSKCEAMEGLIKEANGLLKHDMTKNVKDAGIIARVQRIMHYEISAYGTAVRYAKELDMNEVSSKLQEILDAKYTVDEKLGKMAKRRINEEAIA; the protein is encoded by the coding sequence ATGAAAACTTTAAAAGATTTATTCGGACACGAAATACAAGATATTTATTCAGCAGAAAAACAATTAAAAGCAGCTTTTCCAGAATTTATTGCTGCAACAGATGATAAAGAACTAACAAATTTGCTTGAAAAATATCAAGAGCAAACAAATAACCAGTTTGATAAAGTAAGAAAAATTGCAGACGATTTAGATATTAATCCAGGAAATTCGAAATGTGAAGCTATGGAAGGTTTGATTAAAGAAGCAAATGGATTATTAAAACACGATATGACTAAAAATGTAAAAGATGCAGGAATTATTGCTCGTGTTCAAAGAATTATGCATTATGAAATTTCTGCTTATGGAACAGCTGTTAGATATGCAAAAGAATTAGATATGAATGAAGTTTCATCTAAACTACAAGAAATTTTAGATGCTAAATATACTGTAGATGAAAAATTAGGGAAAATGGCGAAAAGAAGAATTAATGAAGAAGCAATTGCCTAA
- a CDS encoding putative DNA modification/repair radical SAM protein, with protein sequence MSFERTLEKLKILADAAKYDVSCSSSGSKRTNTNKGLGNATGMGICHSYTEDGRCVSLLKILLTNHCIFDCAYCVTRKSNDVKRAAFKVQEVVDLTINFYRRNYIEGLFLSSGIFKSADYTMERLVAVAKKLRLEENFNGYIHLKSIPGASDELMREAGLYADRLSVNIEIPTKSGLKLLAPDKNFEDFIKPMEKVKNEIIQYKSEKKIIKSTPKYAPAGQSTQMIVGASGENDFQILKTAEHYYKNFNLKRVYYSGYVPISYDNRLPNIGSEVPMLRENRLYQSDWLTRFYGFQTNEIVNINHQNLDLDIDPKLSWALRNMHEFPVDVNRADKRMLARIPGIGMKSVAKILMARKYRRLNWDHLKKIGIAFNRAQYFLVCDSNQFEKRDLTADKIKAFILKNSTSKYDTILNPQLNLFE encoded by the coding sequence ATGTCTTTTGAACGCACTTTAGAAAAACTGAAAATTTTAGCAGATGCTGCTAAATATGATGTTTCTTGTTCTTCGAGTGGAAGCAAAAGAACGAACACAAATAAAGGTTTAGGAAATGCAACAGGAATGGGAATTTGCCATTCGTATACAGAAGATGGCAGATGTGTTTCTTTATTAAAAATACTACTAACAAATCACTGTATTTTTGATTGCGCTTATTGTGTAACTAGAAAAAGTAACGATGTAAAACGCGCAGCTTTTAAAGTGCAAGAAGTGGTTGATTTAACCATCAATTTTTATAGAAGAAATTATATTGAAGGTTTGTTTTTAAGTTCTGGTATTTTTAAAAGTGCAGATTATACTATGGAACGCTTGGTGGCTGTTGCCAAAAAATTGCGTTTAGAAGAAAATTTTAATGGTTATATTCATTTAAAATCAATTCCTGGAGCATCAGATGAGTTGATGCGTGAAGCTGGTTTGTATGCAGATAGATTAAGTGTAAACATAGAAATTCCAACCAAATCTGGTTTAAAATTATTAGCTCCTGATAAAAATTTCGAAGATTTTATAAAACCAATGGAAAAGGTGAAGAATGAAATCATTCAATATAAATCTGAGAAAAAAATTATAAAGAGTACACCAAAATATGCACCTGCAGGTCAAAGTACACAAATGATTGTTGGTGCAAGTGGCGAAAATGATTTTCAGATTTTAAAAACTGCTGAACATTATTATAAGAACTTCAATTTAAAGAGAGTTTATTATTCTGGTTATGTACCAATTTCTTATGACAATCGTTTACCAAATATTGGTAGTGAAGTACCCATGTTACGTGAAAACAGGTTGTATCAATCAGATTGGTTAACTCGTTTTTATGGATTTCAAACGAATGAAATCGTCAACATTAATCATCAGAATTTAGATTTAGATATTGATCCAAAATTAAGTTGGGCTTTAAGAAATATGCATGAATTTCCTGTGGATGTAAATAGAGCAGACAAAAGAATGTTAGCACGAATTCCGGGTATTGGTATGAAATCTGTAGCCAAAATTTTAATGGCTAGAAAATATAGACGTTTAAATTGGGATCATTTAAAAAAAATAGGAATTGCGTTTAACAGAGCTCAATATTTTTTAGTGTGTGACAGCAATCAGTTTGAAAAAAGAGATTTAACTGCGGATAAAATAAAAGCATTTATCTTAAAAAATTCTACGAGTAAATACGATACAATTTTAAATCCTCAATTAAATTTATTTGAGTGA
- a CDS encoding TIGR03915 family putative DNA repair protein translates to MQNKTLIYDGTFEGFLSCVFYVFEYKLTQVTIQNEYVLQNALFSENENIVTDKTKSDRVWQGLKQRASRISSTKIYYAFLSEQPNVENILLDYIQYIFKNKEKVDTDFTHSSVLKTSQIAKNVSREKHRMEAFVRFRLTKDSIYFANIEPDFNVLPLISKHFKSRYADQKWVIYDIKRNYGLYYDLQTLDFINMDFPDNFDFSKTSTDFFANEEFDFQKLWKDYFDSTNIKERKNMKLHIRHVPKRYWKYLSEKQPNL, encoded by the coding sequence ATGCAAAATAAAACCTTAATTTACGATGGCACTTTCGAAGGTTTTTTAAGCTGTGTTTTTTACGTTTTTGAATATAAACTCACACAAGTAACTATTCAAAATGAATATGTATTGCAAAATGCATTATTTTCTGAAAACGAAAACATTGTTACTGACAAAACAAAATCAGATCGAGTTTGGCAAGGCTTAAAGCAAAGAGCGTCCAGAATATCATCAACCAAAATATATTATGCTTTTTTAAGTGAACAGCCTAATGTTGAAAATATTTTGTTAGATTATATTCAATATATTTTTAAAAATAAAGAAAAAGTCGATACGGATTTTACACATTCAAGTGTTTTAAAAACATCTCAAATAGCAAAAAATGTAAGCAGAGAAAAACATAGAATGGAAGCTTTTGTGCGTTTCAGATTGACAAAAGACAGTATTTATTTTGCAAATATTGAACCCGATTTTAATGTATTGCCTTTAATTTCAAAGCATTTTAAAAGCAGATATGCAGATCAAAAATGGGTAATTTATGACATTAAAAGAAATTATGGTTTATATTATGACTTGCAAACGTTAGATTTTATCAATATGGATTTCCCTGATAATTTTGATTTTTCAAAAACCTCCACAGATTTTTTTGCAAATGAAGAATTCGATTTTCAGAAACTCTGGAAAGATTATTTTGATAGCACAAACATAAAAGAACGAAAAAATATGAAACTACATATTAGGCATGTTCCAAAACGTTATTGGAAATATTTAAGTGAAAAGCAGCCTAATTTATAA
- a CDS encoding NAD-dependent succinate-semialdehyde dehydrogenase has product MEKTTSINPATEEQIASYERITPEIAKEKVAKANKTHQSWKKTTFAERSKLMNKLADIFEENKEKYAQLATQEMGKTLKQSISEIEKCAKICRYYADNIQELLADKIIKTEAKKSYVTYQPLGVVLAVMPWNFPFYQVIRFAAPAVMTGNTGVLKHASNVQGCAFALEDAFTKAGFPEGVFTNLNINSDAIKAIIEDKNIIGVTLTGSEPAGRSVAKIAGENLKKTVLELGGSDAYIILEDADLEKVTDVATYGRLQNNGQTCIAAKRFIVLEEIYDDFLKMFTQKMAAAKMGEPTNEDTYYGPMARVDLRDELHNQVEKTVKQGGKLILGGKIPNKKGAYYPATILADLKPGMTAFDEELFGPVASVIKAKDENEAIELANNSAFGLGSGVLTGNSERGEKIALQLEAGNSFVNKLVASDPRLPFGGIKNSGYGRELYDFGVKEFVNTKTIWVD; this is encoded by the coding sequence ATGGAAAAAACAACGAGTATAAACCCAGCAACTGAAGAGCAAATTGCAAGTTATGAGAGAATAACTCCAGAAATTGCAAAAGAAAAAGTAGCGAAAGCGAATAAAACTCATCAATCTTGGAAAAAAACAACATTTGCAGAGCGTTCTAAATTGATGAACAAACTTGCCGATATTTTTGAAGAAAATAAAGAAAAATACGCTCAGTTAGCAACTCAAGAAATGGGTAAAACTTTGAAGCAATCAATAAGCGAAATAGAAAAATGTGCTAAAATTTGCAGGTATTATGCAGATAATATTCAAGAATTATTGGCAGATAAAATTATAAAAACAGAAGCTAAAAAGAGTTATGTAACCTACCAACCTTTAGGCGTTGTTTTAGCAGTGATGCCTTGGAACTTTCCTTTTTATCAAGTAATTCGTTTTGCTGCACCAGCAGTTATGACTGGAAATACTGGCGTTTTAAAACACGCAAGTAATGTGCAAGGTTGTGCTTTTGCTTTAGAAGATGCTTTTACAAAAGCTGGTTTTCCTGAAGGAGTTTTTACCAACTTAAATATAAATTCTGATGCTATAAAAGCAATTATTGAAGATAAAAACATTATTGGAGTTACACTTACTGGAAGTGAACCTGCAGGACGTTCTGTAGCAAAAATTGCTGGTGAAAATTTAAAGAAAACCGTTTTAGAATTAGGTGGAAGTGATGCCTATATTATTTTAGAAGATGCTGATTTAGAAAAAGTAACAGATGTAGCTACTTATGGAAGATTACAAAATAATGGACAAACTTGTATTGCAGCAAAACGCTTTATTGTTTTAGAAGAAATTTATGATGATTTTCTAAAAATGTTCACTCAAAAAATGGCAGCTGCAAAAATGGGTGAACCTACAAATGAAGATACTTATTATGGACCCATGGCTAGAGTTGATTTGCGTGATGAACTTCATAATCAAGTAGAAAAAACCGTAAAACAAGGAGGAAAATTAATTTTGGGCGGAAAAATTCCAAACAAAAAAGGAGCCTATTATCCTGCCACAATTTTAGCCGATTTAAAACCTGGAATGACCGCTTTTGATGAAGAACTTTTTGGGCCAGTTGCTTCTGTAATAAAAGCAAAAGACGAAAATGAAGCCATTGAATTAGCAAATAATTCAGCTTTTGGCCTGGGTTCTGGAGTACTTACAGGAAATTCTGAAAGAGGAGAGAAAATTGCTCTACAATTAGAAGCTGGAAATAGTTTTGTAAATAAGTTGGTAGCAAGTGACCCAAGATTGCCTTTTGGAGGTATAAAAAATAGTGGTTATGGAAGAGAATTATATGATTTTGGCGTTAAAGAATTTGTAAATACAAAAACTATTTGGGTTGATTAA
- the ccsA gene encoding cytochrome c biogenesis protein, whose amino-acid sequence MKNFFSFLYSTRLMAVLFILFAVAMGIATFIENDFGTQTSKALVYNTWWFELIIIFFVINFFGNIFRYKLYKKEKWATFMFHAAFLLIIIGAAVTRYIGYEGIMLINEGETTSQFLSETTYINVIVDNNKEQKELHEPILLSAWGSNNWSFSDNFRGQDYEIELVDYIPWAEKKFIDDENGVEHLFLVESSEGSRHEHYVKSGTVQNIHNILVGYNATDNNASINIFKRNDSLKIVTKSDGAYQVMATMAEGTVQKDTVQDFNLRSLYNIAGLPFVVPQYPSKGSMETVSGPKDDKKLDVVVLDLTANNETKRVELTGGKFNNDNFKEFTLNSLNFRMWYGARILQAPFQVKLNDFQLEKYPGSESAASYASEVTVIDGEEKFDYRIFMNHILDHKGYKLFQASYDLSGEKEQTHLSVNHDWWGTFITYLGYSFLYTGMICIFFAKHTRFDSLKKSLKKIKKKKLTMAVLLAVFVSSFSFAQEADHDHSDPNHTHKTPQKPVINQEHDHSDPNHTHEAPLGVTQTQPANHSARLVTDQQIDSILKANLVSLEHAESFNKLIIQDAGGRMKPAHTFASELVRKVSQSETLNGMEPSQVLLSIIENARLWYEVPAIYLEKQNLKIREQLGLADTVKYARLSDFFTDRGEYIIREQVAEAQKTNVKNYFEKDLIKIDRRLGLLYNAIGGGILKIYPIPDDENNKWVSQPETSTTKGFKPADTVFVQKSLPLYVQLLQTAKKTGDYSKANQVLEGIKKYQKKYGAAIYPSDDKIELEIAYNKFNVFTKLVRYYGFASLLLIFFVIAQIFSNKKWLNYVVKGLIGVVVVLFILHTSGLISRWYISGNAPWSNAYESIIFVAWSTMLFGFFLGRNSALTITATTFVTAVTLFFASQNWLDPEIANLQPVLNSWWLLVHVSIIVASYGPLTLGMILGIFALFFIVFTTKNNKKKMDIHIKEITIINEMAVTVGLVMLTIGNFLGGMWANESWGRYWGWDPKETWALISIMVYAFVLHMRLIPGLRGRYTFNLWTIIAYFSIMMTYFGVNFYLSGLHSYASGDQVITPTTVYYCVGFVVILGTLAWFQYRKHYKK is encoded by the coding sequence ATGAAAAATTTTTTTAGTTTCCTCTACTCTACACGTTTAATGGCCGTTTTATTTATCCTTTTTGCAGTTGCAATGGGAATTGCTACTTTTATAGAAAACGATTTTGGCACACAAACCTCTAAAGCTCTAGTTTACAATACTTGGTGGTTTGAACTTATCATAATTTTCTTTGTCATCAATTTTTTTGGTAACATTTTTAGATACAAATTATATAAAAAAGAAAAATGGGCAACTTTTATGTTTCATGCAGCATTTTTACTAATTATAATTGGTGCAGCAGTCACAAGATACATTGGTTATGAAGGCATTATGTTGATTAATGAAGGTGAAACTACCAGCCAATTTTTATCGGAAACCACTTATATAAATGTTATTGTTGATAATAATAAGGAGCAAAAAGAATTACATGAACCTATTTTATTATCTGCTTGGGGATCTAATAATTGGTCTTTTTCCGACAATTTTAGAGGTCAAGATTATGAGATCGAATTAGTAGATTACATTCCTTGGGCTGAAAAGAAATTTATTGATGATGAAAATGGTGTGGAACATTTATTTTTGGTTGAATCATCAGAAGGAAGCAGACATGAACATTATGTAAAATCTGGAACTGTTCAAAATATCCATAATATTTTAGTGGGTTATAATGCAACAGATAATAATGCATCTATCAATATATTTAAAAGAAATGATTCTTTAAAAATCGTAACCAAATCTGATGGAGCTTATCAAGTGATGGCAACCATGGCAGAAGGCACTGTGCAAAAAGATACTGTGCAAGATTTTAATTTAAGATCGCTTTATAATATTGCTGGTTTGCCTTTTGTGGTGCCTCAATATCCATCAAAAGGATCAATGGAAACAGTTTCTGGACCAAAAGATGATAAAAAGCTAGATGTTGTTGTTTTAGATTTAACTGCTAATAACGAGACTAAAAGAGTAGAACTTACAGGAGGAAAATTCAATAATGATAATTTTAAAGAATTCACTTTAAATTCTTTAAATTTTAGAATGTGGTATGGAGCAAGAATTTTACAAGCTCCTTTTCAAGTTAAATTAAACGATTTTCAATTAGAGAAATATCCAGGTTCAGAAAGTGCTGCTTCTTACGCAAGTGAAGTTACTGTAATTGATGGCGAAGAAAAGTTTGATTATAGAATTTTTATGAATCATATTTTAGATCATAAAGGGTATAAATTATTTCAGGCTAGTTATGATTTATCAGGAGAAAAAGAGCAAACACACTTATCTGTAAATCATGATTGGTGGGGTACTTTTATTACCTATTTAGGATATTCATTTTTATATACAGGAATGATTTGTATCTTCTTTGCAAAACATACACGTTTTGATAGTTTAAAAAAATCTTTGAAAAAAATTAAAAAGAAAAAATTGACGATGGCTGTTCTTTTAGCTGTTTTTGTTTCTTCTTTTAGCTTTGCACAAGAGGCAGATCATGATCATAGTGACCCAAATCACACACATAAAACTCCTCAAAAACCAGTAATAAATCAAGAACATGATCATAGTGATCCAAATCACACTCATGAAGCTCCTCTAGGGGTAACACAAACACAGCCTGCAAATCATTCAGCTAGGTTAGTTACAGACCAACAAATAGATTCTATTTTAAAAGCAAACTTAGTTTCTTTAGAACATGCAGAAAGTTTTAACAAACTAATTATTCAAGATGCAGGTGGTAGAATGAAACCTGCACATACTTTTGCTTCTGAATTAGTGCGTAAAGTTAGCCAATCAGAAACTTTAAATGGCATGGAACCAAGTCAGGTTTTGTTATCTATCATAGAAAATGCTAGACTTTGGTATGAAGTACCTGCTATTTATTTAGAGAAACAAAATTTAAAAATTAGAGAACAACTAGGGTTGGCAGATACAGTAAAATATGCAAGATTATCTGACTTTTTTACAGATAGAGGTGAGTATATTATTAGAGAACAAGTTGCTGAAGCTCAAAAAACAAACGTAAAAAATTACTTTGAAAAAGATTTAATTAAGATTGATAGACGTTTAGGATTGTTATACAATGCTATTGGTGGTGGAATTTTAAAAATTTATCCTATTCCAGATGATGAGAACAACAAATGGGTTTCACAACCTGAAACATCTACTACAAAAGGTTTTAAACCTGCAGACACTGTTTTTGTTCAGAAATCTTTACCACTTTACGTGCAATTATTACAAACAGCTAAAAAAACTGGCGATTATTCAAAAGCTAATCAAGTTTTAGAGGGTATTAAAAAATATCAAAAGAAATATGGTGCAGCAATATATCCTTCTGATGATAAAATTGAATTAGAAATTGCCTATAATAAATTCAACGTTTTTACCAAGTTAGTTCGCTATTACGGTTTTGCGAGTTTATTATTAATCTTCTTTGTAATTGCACAAATATTCAGCAATAAAAAATGGCTTAATTATGTTGTAAAAGGCTTAATTGGAGTTGTTGTCGTTTTATTCATTTTACATACTTCAGGTTTAATTAGCAGATGGTATATTAGTGGAAATGCACCTTGGAGTAATGCCTATGAATCTATAATATTCGTTGCTTGGTCCACCATGTTATTTGGTTTTTTCTTAGGAAGAAATTCTGCTTTAACCATTACTGCAACTACTTTTGTAACAGCAGTTACTTTATTTTTTGCCAGTCAAAACTGGTTAGATCCAGAAATTGCAAACTTACAACCTGTATTAAATTCTTGGTGGTTACTAGTGCATGTTTCTATAATTGTTGCAAGTTATGGGCCTTTAACTTTAGGAATGATTTTAGGAATTTTCGCGTTGTTTTTTATTGTTTTCACCACTAAAAACAATAAAAAGAAAATGGATATCCATATTAAAGAAATTACCATTATCAATGAAATGGCTGTAACAGTTGGTTTGGTAATGCTTACGATTGGTAACTTTTTAGGTGGAATGTGGGCTAACGAAAGTTGGGGACGTTATTGGGGTTGGGATCCAAAAGAAACTTGGGCATTAATTTCAATTATGGTCTACGCTTTTGTTTTACACATGCGTTTAATTCCTGGTTTACGAGGTAGATATACGTTTAACCTTTGGACAATAATTGCTTATTTTTCTATTATGATGACCTATTTTGGTGTAAATTTCTACTTATCTGGTTTGCATTCTTACGCAAGTGGAGATCAAGTAATAACACCAACAACTGTGTACTATTGTGTAGGATTTGTAGTTATTCTAGGAACTTTAGCTTGGTTTCAATATAGAAAACATTACAAAAAATAA